The genomic interval TCTTTGACGTCTGCTCATTGGTTGGATAAAGTTTTAAATTTGATGCAAGTTTTTTggcatttttatattattaaatctttagatatgtttaatttaatttgatcagACACATCATTTCTACCCACAGTGTTTTGTCCTAAACAGGATCATTGTGTGATCTCAATGACGCAgagattttgtttctttctgcttCAGTTTAATCATGATAACTAACTGAAGAAGAAATATGATGTGATTATTGGTGTATTTCTCACTTGCATTCACTCATACTGAAAGTGTGAAGTTCTTTTATTTAGCGTTTAAACACAACTGTTTTTCAGTTCACACCTAATCAAGGTCACTATTAACGCTATTGAACTTCAAAGGCCACCCTGAGGATCGGAAGCAGTTGTGAAAAACGTGTTGAGTCATGTAGGAATTGTATGTTTAAAGCAgtaaagtgtgtatatgtcctgtcgtgtttttttgtgtgtttttatataattaatcttatcttcttttctcttcactgggTTCTTTTCATGCAGCTCAGTGAACAGATGACGCTGGAGGAAGCTCTGAGAATTGCATCAGCTTTACAGCAAGGAGCCACTGCAGAGATGGAACATTAACACTTTAACTCTTGAATAAAATACTACGTTTTGTCTgcttgttttgttcatttgttaaaCCTTGGTCTGTAGATCTTCCTGTTTACATCGATATTTTTGATAATGTATGTATGAGAGATCAGAAAGACTATGTGTATTAAACTAAAGAACTTTATAAAACATGCAGATGTGGTGTTTCTGTTGTGGAGAACTTTATAGGAGATACTGAGATCTATTTCCAGGTGGAATCGTTGTCAGAGATTATGATTtctaaagaaaggaaaatgaagagagaagTGAAGACATGTTTAGTCATCAAGACATGTTTAGTCATCAAGACGTTTAGTTATTAAGACATGTTTAGTCATCAAGACATGTTTAGTCATCAAGACATGTTTAGTCATCAAGACGTTTAGTTATTAAGACATGTTTAGTCATCAAGACATGTTTAGTCATCAAGACGTTTAGTTATTAAGACATGTTTAGTCATCAAGACGTTTAGTTATTAAGACATGTTTAGTCATCAAGACATGTTTAGTCATCAAGACGTTTAGTTATTAAGACATGTTTAGTCATTAAGACATGTTTAGTCATCAAGACATGTTTAGTTATTAAGACATGTTTAGTCATCAAGACATGTTTAGTTATTAAGACATGTTTAGTCATCAAGACATGTTTAGTTATTAAGACATGTTTAGTCATCAAGACATGTTTAGTTATTAAGACATGTTTAGTCATCAAGACATGTTTAGTTATTAAGACATGTTTAGTCATCAAGACATGTTTAGTTAAGACACAGTTATCTAAATGGAGAACCAGAACCTTGATGACCTGTTGTATTAAAACAACATTAAGATGAATAAAACTAGATCTAAATTGTTGGCTGGGTTTTCATAAGGCTTCAGCTTCAATTCCATGCTTCCATCAAAAACAtgcttggtgagtttaacatgACACGGTGACACACTGACTACCGCAATCTCTATCTAACTTTTTACTTCTTTTAAGTTGTAAGTAAAGCACTTACTATTAAACAGGTTGAAGGTATGAAGATATACGttagaaattaaaaaacaaaaaaaaaacattttttgaacaattaatgaataatttagaTCGTGTCTTTAAGCATTACATAAAATGTGTTATACGTCTTTCTCTAAATTTGAggaactttttttaaacataaaataatttgtgtttgataataaagtaatatattattttaaacagtatttttaattataaatatatattaaggatgcattatttatagtttatttataattgtaATATATAGTTCCTAGttgttattttatacatttgaaattttttattttcatattttattttgcttacattatacatttataatccAATGTATAATTAGATTATAAACATATACGTTTATCATTTGCATACAgttaattattttgtatttgttttatttgatccTTTATATCCTTataaatctaatttatttttttaaatccatttttccCTTATAGTGGCTGTAGATTGCTGTAGAGTGCTCACGTGGTCACGTGACTGTCAGCCCCGCCCACTACCTGTGTTCTATTAAAACCCCGCTGTTTATCTCAAGCACGTGAGTGTTGATGATCTCAGTGCTGTGAGCTCAGTGCAATTCCTCAATTCATCATTACAGATGCCCAGGATGAGACAAGTTCGCCAGAGGTTAGATTTCAGTCCCGGTGATGAAGACAGCAGCTGTAGAGGAACATCAGAGGACCTGAGTTTTTTGCCACTACTCAGAACATGGGAAGAGTTTTCCAGAATCGGGCCTGAATGTAAAGAACATGAAAAGAACCTAAATGAAGACTTTCTGAGCTCCGTACGATCTCCTGCACTGCAAACAGATAAACCGAGAGACCCAGAGACAGGTAGAAGCTCCTCAGCCATCTCACACAGAGAAACATCTCCATCACAGCAGTGTCTGAGCTCCTCAGCCATCTCACACAGAGAAACATCTCCATCACAGCAGTGTCTGAGCTCCTCAGCCATCTCACACAGAGAAACATCTCCATCACAGCAGTGTCTGAGCTCCTCAGCCATCTCACACAGAGAAACATCTCCATCACGGCAGTGTCTGAGCTCCTCAGCCATCTCACACAGAGAAACATCTCCATCACGGCAGTGTCTGAGCTCCTCAGCCATCTCACACAGAGAAACATCTCCATCACAGCAGTGTCTGAGCTCCGTCAGACGCTACAGAAAATCTGACAATGTATTACGCCAACTTGCTGCAATTCACTGAAcgtatttggtttatttttgtgaCATGTTTATAGGCTAAATCTGATCTCTTTGTGTTTCAGTCTAAAAGAGATTATTCTGCGCAAAAGGCAGAAAATCTGCATTCATCCGTCACTCCAAAATCAGAGATGAAGAGACGAGGGATCAATATAAACCCGTTCACTCCAGACTCCCTCCTGGTCCAGGCCATGAGCGCAAAGAGAAGCCGCAATAACGGATTACGTCCCAAAGAGTAGGtggattttgtgtgtttattcactCAGATTTACAGGAAACCCTGAACAATCTGTCCCTTAACttgtcctttctttttctttcttttcctttatctTTCACCTTTTGTTGCGTTTGTATCTCTCACTTGGTTTCATCCTTATTTTGAAGGCACAAAATTGGACTTCTTATAAATGGaaaaattaaaatctttataaaaatcttattaataaaaacctcATGTGCAGCAATTTACGCATCAATTGGTTAAAcaatcatttctgtttattcgGATAATAATGAAATATCTTTAAACTAACACAAAAAATTGGACTCATTTGTAATTTATTCTcattataaaatacatgttTTGTTCTCATCCTAATGGAATGCTAATCGATTTACTGTATTATATCTGGTGCTTTAGGACTTGATGCTTGTTTCATTtatcaaaaaataaagtaataaaataatggcAATGACGTCTTATGTTATAATGTTTTCCTTCGTTGACAAgactattaattaattaattattaattagtatgtatttattattattttattatgtatttatttattaatttgtatgtatttgtatgtggATTTTAACAATGGGCTTTTATGCGAATGGATCATTAACgtttgatcatttatttattttccagctcATGCGAGGACTCTGAAGAAGAATTCATCCCTCCATTAAAGGTAAATGTTTTACACCATTACACAGTtttatgtgtaataaaactCTTTTCAATCtcttttcaattttaaattttaaatctcTTCAATTttagtgaatgaataaataaatacatttaatgaaCTGGTGAATAGAGCAGGGCCtgatttataaagaaataaatgtatgttttaagtaaaataaaatatatttttttaaacgattaaccatgaatatttataattcAGTTCATGCCAGAAAGCATTACATCAAATATTCCTTATACATCATtccaaagaaatattttttgcacATCAGAACAAAGTGACTTTGTGTAATTTTAGtaataaagcaaaaatataCTCAATGTAGCTCTTTAATTCgttttaaaatttcattttaattctattctTTGCACGATATTTGGGTATATAACTGTAATTAAAGCTACTATTATACACCAACACAAACTTTGTGGAGTTTGTTGATGACCGGATCAAACACCTGATAACGTTATAGTCCATAATACTAGACATGAGACATCACCAAACTCTCCTGAGTCTCTTCAGCTTTTcccaaatattatttattattctgttatttattaGACTGTGtctggtatttttttttgtttcctttacaGAGAAAGAGCGCTGTGGTGAGACAAACATCTCGCTATACATCTGAATTCTACGAACTGGAGAAAATCGCGTCTGGAGAGTTTGGGGCCGTGTACAAGTGTGTAAAAAGACTCGATGGTTGTGTTTACACCATCAAGCGCTTCAGGTCACCGTTAGCGGGTTCTGTGGATGAGTAAGTCTGAGTCCTGAGATCTGTTCATTCTGTTGTGCtggtctgcaaaaaaaaaaggcaaaaacattaAGGTTGTTGGAGGTTTGAGGATTTTCTATTCACAGAGTtgcttcttttttaaataaataagaataaaaataacaaatattacagtaaatctACCAAAAGAGTACGAGTTAgtaaaacatgtctaaaaataggtttaataatctagtgactatatttaatataatttaattagccaaatgccatttatttatctttataggTATTAAtttgttagtttatttatttattcatttatttatcagctCTTAGAACATTTAACCAGACAATAAAACTGATTGTTGCATAACTACAGAGAAGTCAGACGAATTCCACATGTTAATTTTCAcatccgcctccaccttgtgtgtgtggagtttgcatgttctcctcgtgcctcgggggtttcctccgggtactccggtttcctcccccggtccaaagacatgcatggtaggttgattggcatctctggaaaattgtccatagtgtgtgattgcgtgagtgaatgagagtgtgtgtgtgtgtgtgtgtgtgtgtgtgtgtgtgtgtgtgtgtgccctgtgatgggttggcactccgtccagggtgtatcctgccttgatgcccgatgacgcctgagataggcacaggctccccgtgacccgaggtagttcggataagcggtagaagatgagtgagcgagtgagagagagtgagtgaataattacgttttttcagacattttaagTATCTCACGTTTTTTCCCCAGATGTCGTGCATGTCTTTAATTCGACGTTTTTTATCACCAAAACAATTCGGTTCTTTTTAACGCCTacatatttatttgcatgttatTTTCTCACAATTTAATCACACGATGTCTCTGATGTCTGTAATTTCAGGTGACAATGTAGTGAGTTTTTTCTCACCTGTGAAACGGACCGTTTCTTTAAATTGTTGAATTGTTTCTCCTGAGAATGTTGTATTGATTGCAGTGAGTTAAACAGACTACTTTTTTAGGAATATGTTATTATTGACCATGAACTCTAATTATGGACCTATAAATACTCTAGCTAGGTTTTACGCATGCAGTGATTTTATATTGCAGCAAGTCGTCAGTCACTGAAACCAGTAAGCGTTTATATCCTATTACTGGTCGCCATGGCAATTACTTTAATCAGTGGGTGCAACTAACAACTAGAATTCCATTTGACATCAAATCTTAAGTAAAACATTTTGGAGAaagatttgtttgtgtataaaattcatcATATGATTCAAGATGAAAGAGAAGTAGCTTGTGTTCTTTGCCATCTCCAGTCACATTATCTCTCAGCTCATAGTGACTCTATGCGTATGATGAACTGGTCGTATTCTGGTAGGATATTAGCTGCACTTCTGCACACTGAAAGCATCAAACCGAAATGAAATGTGGATCTCCTAACAGGCAGAAAGCTTTATGGGAGGTGTACGCACATGCCGTGTTGGGACAGCACCACCATGTGGTGAGGTATTACTCTGCCTGGTCAGAGGATGGACACATGCTGATCCAGAACGAGTACTGTGACGGAGGAACACTCGAGCACCTCATCGTGGAGAACCGGAGAACGTCGAAGTTCTTCTCTGAAGCTCAGCTGAAGGATTTGCTTCTGCAAGTCTCCCGGGGATTGAAGTACATCCATGCAGCTTCTCTCGCTCACATGGACATCAAGCCGAGTCAGTTTGAGCTTATTAATAAAATAGACCTGGTTTATCTGGTGTAGTTCTTTCTAAATCATCATGTCCTATTGATATGTTTTTAGGTAATATATTTCTATCAAGGAGAGCCGCCGGTCACGATGCAGACGTCAAGGGATCGAGTGCAGATTTTGTGTACAAAATAGGTTTGTAACAATatttttcacttcctgtttttgtttgggagtttttttgtttgattataATGAATGATa from Tachysurus vachellii isolate PV-2020 chromosome 1, HZAU_Pvac_v1, whole genome shotgun sequence carries:
- the LOC132842763 gene encoding wee1-like protein kinase, producing MPRMRQVRQRLDFSPGDEDSSCRGTSEDLSFLPLLRTWEEFSRIGPECKEHEKNLNEDFLSSVRSPALQTDKPRDPETGRSSSAISHRETSPSQQCLSSSAKSDLFVFQSKRDYSAQKAENLHSSVTPKSEMKRRGININPFTPDSLLVQAMSAKRSRNNGLRPKDSCEDSEEEFIPPLKRKSAVVRQTSRYTSEFYELEKIASGEFGAVYKCVKRLDGCVYTIKRFRSPLAGSVDEQKALWEVYAHAVLGQHHHVVRYYSAWSEDGHMLIQNEYCDGGTLEHLIVENRRTSKFFSEAQLKDLLLQVSRGLKYIHAASLAHMDIKPSNIFLSRRAAGHDADVKGSSADFVYKIGNLGQVTRISREEVNLLLFSKPVQCGYRNLPKADIFALALTVLTACGAKMLPKFEEECRIIRRGKLPAVAQVLSEEFQQLLKLMLHLDPVRRPSSSALSKHVILQPASTPSVCILREKLHAQKLRNALLLKELNEIQSATEAAEPNVSYRTVTFCRGNKCNGSSEPVGKKIKRSLSLTMA